From Paracoccus suum, the proteins below share one genomic window:
- a CDS encoding calcium-binding protein yields the protein MSSFVTPLGEAAAPAPLADDTFTIMALGGDFPSAESTLAAVYAPMSLTIQGFALAAVMTWTGTEDDDLLFGDNSAGNVINGGGGADYIVGTSDPDWTLDGSDSINAGDGYDTVYGCNGNDTIDGGAGFDRIYGGQGDDRITDLVGGSYVEGAKGNDWLKGGDWYTTLNGGDGADTLLGGSWGSVLQGGAGIDSITGGNGNDTLYGDGGGDALIGGSGNDSMYGGSGNDTLAGGVGNDVLIGDEGADTLSGGDGDDSLYDGAWSDVLDGGAGNDRLVAMEGNDTMTGGLGADLFDFRRASFEMTGTDRITDFKQGEDRIFIGYGEDAARIIAEAQVLKTSVVLRFGEGAVITLANFIVPLQESDFIYG from the coding sequence ATGTCCAGTTTCGTTACACCGCTCGGCGAGGCCGCAGCGCCGGCCCCGCTCGCCGATGACACGTTCACCATCATGGCCCTCGGCGGCGATTTTCCGTCTGCGGAAAGCACCTTGGCAGCGGTCTATGCGCCGATGTCACTGACGATCCAGGGCTTTGCGCTCGCCGCGGTCATGACATGGACCGGAACCGAGGATGATGACCTGCTGTTCGGCGACAACTCGGCAGGCAACGTTATCAATGGCGGCGGCGGCGCGGACTATATCGTCGGTACCTCCGACCCCGACTGGACCTTGGACGGCAGCGACAGCATCAACGCTGGCGACGGCTACGACACCGTCTACGGCTGCAATGGCAACGACACGATCGACGGCGGCGCCGGGTTTGACCGTATCTATGGCGGCCAGGGCGACGACCGCATCACCGACTTGGTGGGCGGCAGCTATGTCGAGGGGGCCAAGGGCAACGACTGGCTTAAGGGCGGCGACTGGTACACCACCCTCAACGGCGGTGACGGGGCCGACACGCTGCTCGGCGGCTCGTGGGGATCGGTCCTGCAGGGCGGCGCGGGGATCGATTCCATCACCGGCGGCAATGGCAATGACACGCTCTATGGTGATGGCGGCGGCGACGCGCTGATCGGCGGCTCGGGCAACGACAGCATGTATGGCGGTTCGGGGAACGACACGCTTGCAGGCGGAGTGGGCAATGACGTTTTGATCGGAGACGAAGGGGCCGACACGCTGAGCGGCGGCGACGGAGACGACTCGCTCTATGACGGAGCCTGGAGCGATGTGCTGGACGGCGGGGCGGGCAATGACCGGCTGGTTGCGATGGAGGGCAACGACACGATGACCGGCGGTCTCGGCGCCGACTTGTTCGATTTCCGACGCGCCAGTTTCGAGATGACGGGGACGGACCGGATCACTGACTTCAAACAGGGCGAGGACCGCATCTTCATCGGTTATGGCGAGGATGCGGCCAGGATCATCGCCGAGGCGCAGGTTCTCAAGACGTCCGTGGTGCTGCGCTTTGGCGAAGGGGCGGTCATCACCCTCGCCAACTTCATCGTCCCCTTGCAGGAGAGCGATTTCATCTACGGCTAG
- a CDS encoding YSC84-related protein — protein sequence MTPNEGGITRRGLMMRGAVGTAALLSGAALGGCATGYGIGSAAGIDTRVDATRDYLVQTYPSAAPMVQAAQGVLYMPLVTEAAFGPGAAYGEGALRVGGQTVDYYSAAKATFGVQAGAQQYAHALIFRSSDALAAFRASPGWVAGADAFYALPTGGMDIGADTLALQYPVVAMIFGQSGLMAGAAIEGTKYTRITLSRA from the coding sequence ATGACCCCGAACGAAGGTGGCATTACGCGTCGCGGACTGATGATGCGGGGCGCGGTCGGCACGGCGGCCCTGCTGTCCGGCGCGGCCCTGGGTGGCTGCGCGACCGGCTACGGCATCGGCTCGGCCGCCGGCATCGACACCCGCGTCGACGCGACGCGGGATTATCTGGTGCAGACCTATCCCTCGGCCGCGCCCATGGTGCAGGCGGCGCAGGGCGTTCTTTACATGCCGCTGGTGACCGAGGCGGCCTTCGGCCCGGGCGCCGCCTATGGCGAGGGCGCGCTGCGCGTCGGCGGGCAGACGGTCGATTACTATTCGGCGGCCAAGGCGACCTTCGGCGTGCAGGCCGGCGCCCAGCAATATGCCCACGCCCTGATCTTTCGCAGCAGTGACGCGCTGGCGGCGTTCCGCGCCTCGCCGGGCTGGGTTGCCGGGGCGGATGCGTTCTACGCCCTTCCGACCGGCGGCATGGACATCGGCGCCGACACGCTGGCGCTGCAATACCCGGTTGTCGCGATGATCTTTGGCCAGTCCGGCCTTATGGCCGGCGCCGCGATCGAGGGCACGAAATACACCCGCATCACCCTGAGCCGCGCCTGA
- a CDS encoding YaiI/YqxD family protein codes for MTVYVDADACPVRAEVERVATRHGVPVVMVCNGGIRPSANPLVSLRIVPEGPDEADRWIADQCGPGDVVVTTDMPLADRCVKAGAQVLRPNGDFLTAANIGPQLAARDLMADLRAADPFMRGGGSGFTKADRSRFLQALDRALMIAAR; via the coding sequence ATGACCGTCTACGTCGATGCGGACGCCTGTCCCGTCCGCGCCGAGGTCGAGCGTGTCGCGACGCGTCACGGGGTACCGGTCGTCATGGTCTGCAATGGCGGCATCCGTCCCTCGGCCAACCCGCTGGTCAGCCTAAGGATAGTGCCCGAAGGACCGGACGAAGCCGACCGCTGGATCGCCGATCAGTGCGGGCCCGGCGATGTGGTTGTGACCACCGACATGCCGCTGGCCGACCGCTGCGTGAAGGCGGGCGCGCAGGTGCTGCGTCCAAACGGTGATTTCCTGACAGCGGCCAATATCGGCCCGCAATTGGCGGCCCGGGATCTGATGGCCGACCTGCGCGCCGCCGACCCGTTCATGCGCGGCGGTGGATCGGGCTTTACCAAGGCCGACCGATCGCGCTTTTTGCAGGCGCTGGACCGCGCCCTGATGATTGCGGCGCGATAG
- the mfd gene encoding transcription-repair coupling factor encodes MSDPAAKLILSGAPEGYDAALIAREATTRAAPVIHVARDDRRMAGMRAALTFLAPGLPVMEFPAWDTMPYDRVSPAAGIQATRLATLATLASGALRGPFVVLTTLSAAMQRLIPREVVAAASYTARVGDRLDEAALRAYLVRMGFSQAPTVTEPGDYAIRGGIIDIFPPYDSDGGGGPIRLDLFGDVLDGARRFDPETQRSEGRLDRIELAPMSEVILDEAAIARFRQSYRAEFGAGGGGDPLYEAISAGQKSQGMEHWLPWFYAQTETLFDYLPAASLVLDDRLEQVRAARLETVTEQYAARREAMAARATNESLYRPIPPAEMFPDAAGWAEWLAPRRVLQLSVLPQPPGPGVLDAGGRVGRNFAPERQNEKINLFSALSDHLRDLRKTDRVVVASFSDGARERLAGLMADEGVTGAIPIARLSDLPDTKGALGLAVWPLDEGFVADGTALGRIAVISEQDVLGDRLIRGAKRKRRAENFLRDTQTLSPGDLVVHVEHGIGRYTGLETIRAAGAPHDCVAIEYAGGDRLYLPVENIELLTRYGHEEGLLDKLGGGAWQARKARLKERIRLIADRLMRVAAERLLRAAPILEPAHHEWEAFAARFPYTETDDQSAAIADVAGDLAAGRPMDRLIVGDVGFGKTEVAMRAAFIAAEGGRQVAVVAPTTLLARQHYRSFAERFRGTAITIRPLSRFVSAKDAAATRAGLADGSVDIVVGTHAVLAKAVRFKNLGLLIVDEEQHFGVGHKERLKEIRSDIHVLTLTATPIPRTLQLSLSGVRDLSIIGTPPVDRLAIRTYVSEFDTVTIREALLREKYRGGQSFFVVPRLADLPDVQHWLAEHVPEVSVITAHGQLAAGDLDQRMNAFYDGSHDVLLATSIVESGLDIPTANTMIVWRSDMFGLAQLYQIRGRVGRAKTRAYCYLTTKPRVPLTPQAVRRLKFLGSIESLGAGFNLASQDLDLRGAGNLLGEEQSGHIKEVGFELYQAMLEETIAKIKSGELEGTPEDEWAPVLNLGVPVTIPEAYVPDLDVRLGLYRRLAELTTKTEMEGFAAELIDRFGTLPREVNTLLLVMRIKAMAKRAGIARLDAGPKGASVTFHNDKFASPEGLVGFIHENRGDVTVKDNKIVMRRDWPTDADRIKGAFTLAKDLALRAEGKVKSTLPPAATAATVMAAAKPAPAPKPKPPSRPFRPQPPTQGKRPDTKRWS; translated from the coding sequence ATGTCCGATCCAGCAGCCAAACTGATCCTGTCCGGCGCGCCCGAGGGGTACGACGCCGCCCTGATCGCACGCGAGGCGACAACCCGCGCGGCGCCCGTGATCCATGTCGCGCGCGACGACCGCCGCATGGCCGGGATGCGGGCGGCTCTCACCTTTCTGGCGCCCGGCCTGCCGGTGATGGAGTTTCCGGCCTGGGACACGATGCCCTACGACCGGGTCTCGCCCGCGGCCGGCATCCAGGCGACGCGCCTCGCAACGCTCGCCACGCTCGCCAGCGGCGCGCTGCGCGGCCCCTTCGTGGTGCTGACCACACTGTCGGCAGCCATGCAGCGCCTGATCCCGCGCGAGGTCGTTGCCGCCGCCAGTTATACCGCCCGCGTGGGCGACCGCCTAGACGAGGCTGCCTTGCGCGCCTACCTCGTCCGAATGGGCTTTTCCCAGGCCCCGACCGTCACGGAACCGGGCGATTACGCAATTCGCGGCGGCATCATCGACATTTTTCCCCCTTACGACTCCGACGGTGGGGGCGGGCCGATCCGGCTGGACCTGTTCGGCGACGTGCTGGACGGCGCCCGCCGCTTCGATCCGGAAACGCAGCGCAGCGAGGGCAGGCTGGACCGAATCGAACTGGCGCCCATGTCCGAGGTCATCCTCGACGAGGCCGCAATCGCTCGTTTCCGCCAGTCCTACCGCGCCGAATTCGGCGCCGGCGGCGGGGGCGATCCCCTCTACGAGGCGATCAGCGCCGGGCAAAAATCGCAGGGCATGGAGCATTGGCTGCCCTGGTTCTATGCCCAGACGGAAACGCTGTTCGACTACCTGCCCGCTGCCTCGCTGGTCCTCGATGACCGGCTGGAGCAGGTCCGGGCCGCGCGACTCGAGACCGTCACCGAGCAATATGCCGCCCGGCGCGAGGCGATGGCGGCGCGCGCCACCAACGAATCCCTCTATCGCCCAATCCCCCCGGCCGAGATGTTTCCCGACGCCGCCGGCTGGGCAGAATGGCTGGCACCGCGCCGCGTGCTGCAATTGTCCGTCTTGCCCCAGCCGCCCGGGCCCGGCGTTCTCGATGCCGGCGGCCGAGTCGGTCGCAACTTTGCCCCCGAACGGCAGAACGAAAAGATTAATCTTTTCAGCGCGCTCTCCGATCACCTTCGCGACTTGCGCAAGACCGACCGGGTCGTCGTCGCCTCGTTCTCGGACGGCGCGCGTGAGCGGCTTGCCGGATTGATGGCGGATGAAGGGGTCACCGGCGCGATCCCCATCGCCCGGCTGTCGGACCTGCCCGACACCAAGGGCGCGCTCGGCCTCGCGGTCTGGCCGCTGGACGAGGGGTTCGTCGCGGACGGCACCGCCCTGGGCCGGATTGCCGTCATTTCGGAACAGGACGTTCTGGGCGACCGGCTGATCCGCGGGGCCAAGCGCAAGCGCCGTGCGGAAAACTTTCTGCGCGACACCCAGACCCTCAGCCCCGGCGATCTGGTGGTCCATGTCGAACACGGCATCGGCCGCTATACCGGGCTGGAGACGATCCGCGCCGCAGGCGCGCCGCACGATTGCGTCGCCATCGAATATGCCGGCGGCGACCGGCTGTACCTGCCGGTCGAGAATATCGAACTGCTGACCCGCTATGGGCACGAGGAAGGGCTGCTGGACAAACTGGGCGGGGGGGCGTGGCAGGCCCGCAAGGCCCGCCTCAAGGAACGCATCCGCCTGATCGCCGACCGGCTGATGCGCGTTGCCGCCGAGCGCCTGCTGCGCGCCGCCCCGATCCTCGAGCCGGCACATCACGAGTGGGAGGCCTTTGCCGCCCGCTTCCCCTATACCGAGACCGACGATCAGTCCGCCGCGATCGCCGATGTCGCGGGCGATCTGGCTGCGGGCCGGCCGATGGACCGCCTGATCGTCGGCGATGTCGGCTTTGGCAAGACCGAGGTGGCGATGCGCGCCGCCTTCATCGCCGCCGAAGGCGGCCGCCAGGTCGCCGTTGTCGCGCCGACAACGCTGCTGGCGCGCCAGCATTACCGCAGCTTTGCCGAGCGGTTTCGCGGCACCGCGATCACCATCCGGCCGCTGTCGCGCTTTGTCAGCGCAAAGGACGCAGCCGCGACCCGCGCCGGGCTTGCCGATGGCTCGGTCGACATCGTGGTCGGCACCCATGCGGTGCTGGCCAAGGCGGTCCGGTTCAAGAACCTCGGCCTGCTGATCGTCGACGAGGAACAACACTTCGGCGTCGGTCACAAGGAACGGCTCAAGGAAATTCGCAGCGATATCCACGTGCTGACGCTGACCGCGACGCCGATTCCGCGCACGTTGCAATTGTCGCTGTCGGGCGTGCGCGATCTGTCGATCATCGGCACGCCCCCGGTCGACCGGTTGGCGATCCGTACCTACGTGTCCGAGTTCGACACCGTCACCATCCGCGAGGCCCTGCTGCGCGAGAAATATCGTGGCGGGCAAAGCTTTTTCGTGGTCCCACGCCTGGCCGACCTGCCCGACGTGCAGCACTGGCTGGCCGAGCACGTGCCGGAGGTCAGCGTCATCACGGCGCATGGCCAGCTTGCAGCTGGCGATCTGGATCAACGGATGAACGCGTTCTACGACGGCAGCCACGACGTGCTGCTGGCGACGTCGATCGTCGAGAGCGGCCTCGACATCCCGACGGCCAACACGATGATCGTCTGGCGCTCGGACATGTTCGGGCTGGCGCAGCTCTACCAGATCCGAGGGCGCGTCGGCCGCGCCAAGACCCGGGCCTATTGCTACCTGACCACCAAGCCGCGCGTGCCGCTGACACCGCAGGCCGTGCGCCGCCTCAAGTTCCTGGGCAGCATCGAAAGCCTTGGCGCAGGTTTCAACCTTGCCTCGCAGGATCTCGATCTGCGCGGCGCCGGCAACCTGCTGGGCGAGGAGCAGTCGGGCCACATCAAGGAAGTGGGCTTCGAACTCTACCAAGCCATGCTTGAAGAGACGATCGCCAAGATCAAGTCGGGCGAGTTGGAAGGCACCCCGGAGGACGAGTGGGCCCCGGTCCTCAACCTCGGCGTTCCGGTCACTATCCCGGAGGCTTACGTACCGGACCTTGATGTGCGTCTGGGGCTTTATCGGCGGCTGGCCGAGTTAACGACCAAGACCGAGATGGAGGGTTTCGCGGCCGAGTTGATCGACCGCTTCGGCACCCTGCCCCGCGAGGTGAACACCCTGCTGCTGGTCATGCGCATCAAAGCGATGGCCAAGCGCGCCGGGATCGCGCGTCTGGATGCCGGCCCCAAGGGCGCCAGCGTGACCTTTCACAACGACAAGTTCGCCAGCCCCGAGGGCCTGGTGGGCTTTATCCACGAAAACCGGGGCGACGTGACGGTCAAAGACAACAAGATCGTCATGCGCCGCGACTGGCCCACCGATGCCGACCGCATCAAGGGCGCCTTCACGCTGGCCAAGGACCTGGCCTTGCGGGCCGAGGGCAAGGTCAAGAGCACTCTTCCCCCCGCCGCAACTGCTGCCACGGTCATGGCCGCAGCCAAGCCGGCCCCAGCCCCCAAGCCCAAACCGCCGAGCCGGCCGTTCCGGCCGCAACCCCCGACGCAGGGCAAGCGACCCGATACAAAGCGGTGGTCATGA
- the hemB gene encoding porphobilinogen synthase, with translation MSPTPIVAPFPAGRLRRLRRTAALRALTAEVGLSAANLIWPIFVTEVAGAEGPIASLPGVDRLTLDGARRAAERAIALGIPAVCIFPHSDPDQKTDGCERAWDPDNIGNQAIRAIKKVAPDLAVMTDIALDPYNANGHDGLVRDGVILNDESVECLVRMALAQAEAGADILGPSDMMDGRIGALRGALEGAGHRDVAILSYAAKYASGFYGPFRDAVGASGRLVGDKKTYQINPANRDEALRCVARDLAEGADMVMVKPGMPYLDICRMVRDAFAAPTYAYQVSGEYAMMEGAIRQGWLKREVVLEALLSFRRAGCDGVLTYYAPEAAELLAKG, from the coding sequence ATGTCCCCCACGCCCATCGTCGCCCCGTTTCCCGCCGGCCGCCTGCGCCGCCTGCGCCGCACCGCCGCGTTGCGCGCGCTGACCGCCGAGGTCGGCCTCAGCGCCGCGAACCTGATCTGGCCGATATTCGTGACCGAGGTCGCAGGCGCCGAGGGGCCGATCGCCTCGCTGCCGGGGGTGGACCGGCTGACACTGGACGGCGCACGCCGCGCGGCCGAGCGGGCGATTGCGTTGGGCATCCCGGCCGTCTGCATCTTTCCCCATTCCGATCCCGACCAGAAAACCGACGGCTGCGAACGGGCCTGGGACCCGGACAACATCGGCAACCAGGCGATCCGCGCGATCAAGAAAGTCGCGCCCGACCTGGCAGTGATGACCGATATCGCGCTCGACCCCTATAATGCCAACGGCCATGACGGTCTGGTGCGCGACGGGGTGATCCTGAACGACGAGAGCGTCGAGTGCCTGGTGCGGATGGCGCTGGCGCAGGCCGAGGCCGGGGCCGATATCCTGGGTCCCTCCGACATGATGGATGGCCGGATCGGTGCGCTGCGCGGCGCGCTGGAAGGCGCGGGCCACCGCGATGTCGCGATCCTGAGCTATGCCGCGAAATACGCCTCAGGGTTCTATGGTCCGTTCCGCGACGCGGTTGGTGCCTCGGGGCGGCTGGTTGGCGACAAGAAGACTTACCAGATCAACCCCGCCAACCGCGACGAGGCCCTGCGCTGCGTTGCCAGGGACCTCGCCGAGGGGGCGGACATGGTGATGGTCAAGCCGGGGATGCCCTATCTGGACATCTGCCGCATGGTCCGCGACGCCTTCGCCGCCCCGACCTATGCCTATCAGGTGAGCGGCGAATACGCGATGATGGAGGGCGCGATCCGCCAAGGTTGGCTGAAGCGCGAGGTCGTGCTGGAGGCGCTGTTGTCCTTCCGCAGGGCCGGTTGCGACGGCGTGTTGACCTATTACGCGCCCGAGGCGGCGGAGTTGCTGGCGAAGGGGTAG
- the clpA gene encoding ATP-dependent Clp protease ATP-binding subunit ClpA, which yields MPSFSTTLEQAIHAALAIANEHHHELATLEHLLLALTEEPDAIKVMKACNLDLDELRQMLVEFIEDDLSTLVTDVEGSEAVPTAAFQRVIQRAAIHVQSSGRSEVTGANVLVAIFAERESNAAFFLQELEMTRYDAVNFIAHGVAKNPAFNERRGVEGSEKTEQQASSRKEEAAESALAKYCVDLNRKATEGDVDPLIGRQGEVERCIQVLCRRRKNNPLLVGDPGVGKTAIAEGLALKITRGETPEVLKGATIFSLDMGSLLAGTRYRGDFEERLKAVVKELEEHPDAILFIDEIHTVIGAGATSGGAMDASNLLKPALAGGKLRCMGSTTYKEFRQHFEKDRALSRRFQKIDVNEPSVPDTIKILMGLKPSFEKHHDLRYSNEAIKLAVELSARYIHDRKLPDKAIDVIDEAGAAQHIVAESKRRKLIGPREIEAVVAKIARIPPKSVSKDDAEVLRDLEATLKRLVFGQDAAITALASAIKLSRAGLREPEKPIGNYLFAGPTGVGKTEVAKQLASTLGVELLRFDMSEYMEKHAVSRLIGAPPGYVGFDQGGMLTDGVDQHPHCVLLLDEIEKAHPDVYNILLQVMDHGKLTDHNGRQVDFRNVILIMTSNAGAADQAKAAFGFGRDRREGEDTAAIERTFTPEFRNRLDAVISFAPLSREVIVQVVEKFVLQLEAQLIDRGVHIELTPEAAEWLADKGYDDKMGARPLGRVIQETIKKPLAEELLFGRLTKGGVVRVRLEDDKLAFDITGPSTPRITKEETPLLTAE from the coding sequence GTGCCATCATTCTCGACTACTCTGGAGCAGGCCATCCACGCAGCCCTGGCCATCGCAAACGAGCATCACCACGAGCTTGCGACGCTAGAGCATCTGCTTCTCGCCCTCACCGAAGAGCCCGATGCCATCAAGGTGATGAAAGCTTGCAACCTCGACCTAGACGAGCTGCGCCAGATGCTCGTCGAGTTCATCGAGGACGACCTCTCGACGCTGGTCACGGATGTCGAAGGCAGCGAGGCGGTGCCGACCGCAGCGTTCCAGCGCGTGATCCAGCGGGCGGCGATCCATGTCCAAAGCTCGGGCAGGTCCGAGGTAACCGGCGCCAATGTGCTGGTCGCGATCTTTGCCGAACGCGAAAGCAACGCCGCCTTCTTCCTGCAAGAGCTGGAGATGACGCGTTATGATGCGGTCAACTTCATTGCCCATGGCGTCGCCAAGAACCCTGCCTTCAACGAGCGTCGGGGCGTCGAAGGCAGCGAAAAGACCGAGCAGCAGGCGTCAAGCCGCAAGGAAGAGGCCGCGGAAAGCGCGCTGGCCAAGTACTGCGTCGACCTGAACCGCAAGGCGACCGAAGGCGACGTCGACCCGCTGATCGGCCGCCAGGGCGAGGTCGAGCGCTGTATCCAGGTGTTGTGCCGCCGGCGGAAGAACAACCCGCTGCTGGTCGGCGATCCGGGCGTCGGCAAGACCGCCATTGCCGAGGGCCTGGCGCTCAAGATCACCCGCGGCGAGACGCCCGAGGTGCTGAAGGGCGCAACGATCTTTTCGCTCGACATGGGCTCGCTGCTGGCCGGCACACGCTATCGCGGCGATTTCGAGGAGCGGCTGAAGGCCGTCGTGAAGGAGTTGGAAGAGCATCCTGATGCGATCCTCTTCATCGACGAGATCCACACCGTGATCGGCGCCGGCGCGACCTCGGGCGGGGCCATGGATGCATCCAACCTGCTGAAGCCGGCGCTCGCCGGCGGCAAGCTGCGCTGCATGGGCTCGACCACCTACAAGGAATTCCGCCAGCATTTCGAAAAGGACCGCGCCCTGTCGCGCCGGTTCCAGAAGATTGACGTGAACGAGCCGTCGGTGCCCGACACCATCAAGATCCTGATGGGCCTCAAGCCCAGCTTCGAAAAGCACCACGACCTGCGCTATTCGAACGAGGCGATCAAACTGGCGGTCGAGTTGTCGGCCCGCTACATTCATGACCGCAAGCTGCCCGACAAGGCGATCGACGTGATCGACGAGGCCGGGGCCGCCCAGCACATCGTGGCGGAAAGCAAGCGGCGCAAGCTGATCGGCCCGCGCGAGATCGAAGCCGTGGTTGCCAAGATCGCGCGCATTCCCCCGAAAAGCGTCAGCAAGGACGATGCCGAGGTGCTGCGCGATCTGGAAGCGACGCTCAAGCGGCTGGTGTTCGGCCAGGACGCCGCGATCACGGCGCTTGCCTCCGCGATCAAGCTGTCCCGGGCTGGCCTGCGCGAGCCGGAAAAGCCGATCGGCAACTACCTGTTTGCTGGCCCCACGGGCGTCGGCAAGACCGAGGTCGCCAAGCAACTCGCGAGCACGCTGGGGGTGGAACTGCTGCGCTTTGACATGTCGGAATACATGGAAAAGCACGCGGTCAGCCGCCTGATCGGCGCGCCGCCCGGCTATGTCGGCTTTGACCAGGGCGGGATGCTGACCGACGGCGTCGACCAGCATCCGCATTGCGTGCTGTTGCTCGACGAAATTGAAAAGGCGCATCCGGATGTCTACAACATCCTGCTGCAGGTGATGGACCACGGCAAACTGACCGACCACAACGGGCGGCAGGTGGACTTCCGCAACGTGATCCTGATCATGACCTCGAACGCGGGCGCAGCGGACCAGGCCAAGGCGGCCTTCGGCTTCGGCCGCGACCGCCGCGAGGGCGAGGACACCGCGGCCATCGAGCGCACCTTCACGCCCGAGTTCCGCAACCGCCTGGATGCCGTCATCAGCTTTGCGCCGCTCTCGCGCGAGGTGATCGTCCAGGTGGTCGAAAAGTTCGTCCTGCAACTCGAGGCGCAACTGATCGACCGCGGCGTGCATATCGAGTTGACCCCGGAGGCTGCCGAATGGCTCGCCGACAAGGGTTACGACGACAAGATGGGCGCCCGCCCACTCGGTCGCGTGATTCAGGAGACCATCAAGAAGCCGCTCGCCGAAGAGCTGCTGTTCGGCCGGTTGACCAAGGGCGGGGTCGTGCGGGTCCGGCTCGAGGACGACAAGCTCGCCTTCGACATCACCGGCCCCTCGACGCCGCGGATCACCAAGGAAGAAACGCCGCTATTGACGGCGGAATGA
- the gloB gene encoding hydroxyacylglutathione hydrolase gives MTTPQLVTVRCLTDNYAYLVHAGGKTVLFDAPEAAPILAALKERGWTLDVIALTHHHDDHIQAVAEIVAATGAEVVGAAADTHRLPKLDRTVAPGDRIELAGLEAQVIDAGGHTRGHIAYYLPQAQMVATGDSLMALGCGRLFEGDAPMMWASLQRLAALPPQTLVCSGHDYCAGNGAFALSVDADNSALRTRIDAVAAGQKPCAPQSLAVELATNPFLRAAALAPSLGLEGHPEVDAFARLRSMKDRS, from the coding sequence ATGACGACCCCGCAGCTGGTGACTGTGCGCTGTCTCACGGACAATTACGCTTATCTGGTCCATGCCGGCGGCAAAACGGTCCTGTTCGACGCCCCCGAGGCCGCCCCGATCCTCGCGGCGCTAAAGGAGCGCGGCTGGACCCTCGATGTCATTGCGCTGACGCATCACCACGACGATCACATCCAGGCGGTGGCCGAGATCGTGGCGGCAACGGGCGCCGAGGTGGTGGGCGCCGCCGCCGACACGCACCGGCTGCCGAAACTCGACCGGACGGTCGCGCCGGGGGATCGGATCGAGTTGGCAGGGCTGGAGGCGCAGGTGATCGATGCCGGCGGCCATACCCGCGGTCACATCGCCTACTATCTGCCGCAGGCGCAGATGGTCGCGACCGGCGACAGCCTGATGGCCCTCGGCTGCGGCCGCCTGTTCGAGGGCGATGCGCCGATGATGTGGGCCAGTCTGCAGCGCCTTGCCGCGCTGCCGCCACAGACACTGGTCTGCTCGGGGCATGATTACTGCGCCGGAAATGGCGCCTTCGCCCTGTCAGTCGACGCCGACAACAGCGCCCTGCGTACGCGCATCGACGCGGTCGCCGCCGGTCAAAAGCCCTGCGCGCCACAGTCCCTCGCGGTCGAGCTGGCGACCAACCCTTTTCTGCGCGCCGCTGCTCTTGCCCCTAGCCTGGGACTGGAGGGCCACCCGGAAGTCGACGCCTTTGCCCGCCTGCGAAGCATGAAGGACAGATCGTGA
- a CDS encoding class I SAM-dependent methyltransferase: MHHDVIDLRGFYYSRALGRVVQRILRDRLQAAWPVGSTAGMTVAGYGFAVPLLRPYLGRARRVVALMPGEQGAIQWPVGLPNHSVLTEPGAWPIETGSIDRLVILHGLETSDHPAALLAEAWRVLGPGGRMVVMVPNRTGLWARSEGTPFGTGRSYSAGQLEKQARDAGFIAERSGAALYIPPSDRRFWLGSAQIWERAGARISSFLVAGVVLAEFTKQVRAPLPPGSKVLVPSPLGVLEGIARPAAIPGTSPPARRGP; the protein is encoded by the coding sequence ATGCATCACGACGTGATCGACCTGCGCGGCTTCTACTATTCCCGGGCGCTGGGTCGGGTGGTGCAGCGCATCCTACGTGACCGGCTGCAGGCGGCGTGGCCGGTCGGCAGCACCGCCGGCATGACGGTTGCCGGCTACGGCTTTGCGGTGCCGTTGCTGCGGCCCTACCTGGGGCGGGCGCGACGCGTTGTCGCACTGATGCCGGGCGAGCAGGGGGCGATCCAGTGGCCCGTCGGCCTGCCGAACCATTCTGTCCTGACCGAGCCAGGCGCCTGGCCGATCGAGACCGGATCGATCGACCGGCTGGTGATCCTGCACGGGCTGGAGACGTCGGACCATCCCGCCGCCCTGCTGGCCGAGGCATGGCGCGTTCTGGGGCCGGGCGGTCGGATGGTGGTCATGGTTCCGAACCGCACCGGCCTCTGGGCGCGCAGCGAAGGCACGCCCTTTGGCACCGGCCGCAGCTATAGCGCGGGCCAACTGGAAAAGCAGGCCCGTGACGCAGGCTTCATTGCCGAGCGCAGCGGGGCGGCGCTCTATATCCCGCCGTCGGACCGGCGCTTCTGGCTGGGCAGCGCGCAGATATGGGAGCGGGCGGGCGCGCGGATCAGCTCCTTCCTTGTCGCCGGGGTGGTGCTGGCCGAGTTCACCAAGCAGGTGCGGGCGCCGCTTCCGCCGGGATCCAAGGTCCTGGTGCCCAGCCCGCTGGGGGTGCTGGAGGGGATCGCCCGTCCAGCCGCGATTCCGGGCACGTCCCCGCCCGCGCGTCGCGGCCCATGA